GGCGCCGGGGTGCTCGGCGGGCATCTTCGCCCAACCCATGACCTCGTCGCGGTTCTCGACGGCGAACTCGGAGCCGGGCGCCGTGACGGAGCGGTAGAACCAGTCTCCCTCGACCAGCATGGCGGTCTTGCCGTCGCGGAAGTTGGCGAACGACTGGTCGCGGCCGTCGTTGACGAGCTGCACGCGCTGCGAGCCGAGCTTGTTGTCGACGTAGATCTCCTTGTAGAAGTTGAGCGTGTCGAGGATGCCCTGGCTACGGACTACCCACTTGCCGTCCATGAACGGCTCCTCCCCCGTGCCGAGGAGCAGCATGTAGTAGCCCTGGAGCGTGGTGGCCTCGCCCATGCTCGTGCCGGCGTTGATCTGTAGCGGCGCGGAGTCGGGGAAGGCGCGCAGCACGATGCGGGCGGTGTCGGCCAGGTCCTGCCAGTTGATCGGCTGCCACGAATCGGCGTTGGGCACGCCGGCGCGACCGAGGATGTCCTTGCGGTAGAAGATCATCCGAACGTCGGTGCCGTTGGCGATGCCGTAGATCTTGCCCTGGTACGACATGATGCTCTGGATGCCGGCGGAGATGTGCGACCAGCCCTCCCACTCGGTCACCGCGGAGCCGGCCACGTCCACGAGCGGCTTCAGGAGGTTGCCGCTGGCGAACTCGGGGATCCAGAAGCCGTCGAAGCCCATGACGTCGAAGCCCTTGCCGACCGACAGGTCGAGGGCGTACTGCTGCTTGAGGGCCTCGTCGC
The genomic region above belongs to Trueperaceae bacterium and contains:
- a CDS encoding extracellular solute-binding protein, whose translation is MAVLALGVLATPAFSQSISLVCRCVDGGVSSNQVKWIKEFVIPTFEAAHPGVTVTLNEFGGSDEALKQQYALDLSVGKGFDVMGFDGFWIPEFASGNLLKPLVDVAGSAVTEWEGWSHISAGIQSIMSYQGKIYGIANGTDVRMIFYRKDILGRAGVPNADSWQPINWQDLADTARIVLRAFPDSAPLQINAGTSMGEATTLQGYYMLLLGTGEEPFMDGKWVVRSQGILDTLNFYKEIYVDNKLGSQRVQLVNDGRDQSFANFRDGKTAMLVEGDWFYRSVTAPGSEFAVENRDEVMGWAKMPAEHPGAGIRGQDYVSASGGTGWVLNPNTAQPALAWELMELMNSKEARDAYMTYQPGIAARDDVPVPNSPFLTETAKALLPLTTSRPNNDDYAKVSEQIQLMTENVVSGAMSPQQAMDAYAAAVTGIVGAENTVDRLK